In Sphingomonas sp. R1, a single genomic region encodes these proteins:
- the pnuC gene encoding nicotinamide riboside transporter PnuC has translation MSPIEAVATLLGLANVALVVRRSLWNYPFAMAMVTLYTWIFLQTRLYSDALLQGFYLAVNGYGWWNWRRARDVDGGVPVVLLAPRARMLWAIGAAAAALGWGALMHRATDAAYPWWDGTIAVLSIVAQTLQSRRAWDCWPVWIVVDLLAIPLFLIKGLWLTAGLYCIFLALSVWGAIDWNKARA, from the coding sequence GTGTCGCCGATTGAAGCCGTCGCAACCCTGCTGGGTCTCGCCAATGTTGCGCTCGTCGTGCGCCGCAGCCTGTGGAACTATCCGTTCGCGATGGCGATGGTCACGCTATATACGTGGATCTTCCTGCAGACGCGGCTGTACAGCGATGCCCTGCTCCAGGGCTTCTATCTGGCGGTCAATGGCTATGGATGGTGGAATTGGCGACGCGCGCGCGATGTCGACGGCGGCGTTCCCGTGGTGTTGCTCGCGCCTCGCGCGCGGATGCTCTGGGCGATCGGCGCAGCCGCGGCAGCGCTTGGCTGGGGCGCGCTGATGCACCGCGCGACGGATGCAGCTTATCCCTGGTGGGATGGTACGATCGCGGTGCTGAGCATCGTCGCGCAGACTCTGCAATCGCGGCGTGCGTGGGACTGCTGGCCCGTCTGGATCGTGGTCGACCTGCTCGCCATTCCCCTGTTCCTGATCAAGGGACTTTGGCTCACCGCCGGTCTATATTGCATTTTCCTCGCGCTTTCGGTGTGGGGTGCGATCGACTGGAACAAGGCACGCGCATGA
- a CDS encoding 50S ribosomal protein L11 methyltransferase, whose product MTELETPDRLSEARAALAEALSLHDRGDLEAAEAAYRQVLAQNYRPADVLPLLAGLLGRLSRPEDALVAWDHLLAIEPDHQVALHEKGLTLHWLGRTEDAIVALERVVALEPDNATAIGNLAVVLADAKRNLEALRLFRRALALQPDNLHLRHQVRRLGAGAVPFWHIPMMNDVPRNDAFEAAIRAAIGQRGGEARVLDIGAGSGLLSLMAARGGARRVVACEMEPMIAEMAQHIVAANGYADRVTVHAKPSTELTVGAELEGPADILVSEILSSDLLTEKVLDTFEDAHRRLLSPDAIVIPRVASAMGCLVASENLADYAFVGDVSGFDLSAFGAFAPQRLPIHGTMTGWQRLSDDLELVRLDLRQKKHDATLARLRIPVTAAGRAIGIVQWMHIDLWDGVTFDNHPNGYHDGGWLQVLHSFPEAIDVTAGETLDIAVGHDRITLILWPLPPEPA is encoded by the coding sequence TTGACCGAGCTGGAGACCCCCGACCGTCTTTCCGAGGCGCGTGCTGCGCTTGCCGAGGCGCTCTCGCTGCATGATCGCGGGGATCTCGAAGCTGCAGAGGCCGCCTACCGGCAGGTACTGGCGCAGAACTATCGGCCTGCCGACGTGCTGCCGCTGCTTGCCGGGCTCCTCGGCCGGTTGTCGCGCCCGGAGGATGCCCTGGTTGCCTGGGATCATCTTCTGGCGATCGAGCCGGATCATCAGGTCGCATTGCATGAAAAGGGCCTGACGCTCCACTGGCTCGGGCGTACCGAAGACGCAATCGTTGCGCTCGAGCGTGTCGTCGCCCTGGAGCCGGACAATGCCACCGCGATCGGCAACCTCGCCGTGGTGCTTGCCGATGCAAAGCGCAATCTGGAGGCGCTGCGCCTGTTTCGCCGCGCGCTGGCGCTGCAGCCTGACAATCTGCATCTTCGCCATCAGGTCCGTCGTCTGGGGGCGGGGGCCGTGCCTTTCTGGCATATCCCGATGATGAACGACGTGCCGCGCAACGATGCGTTCGAGGCCGCGATCAGGGCTGCGATCGGCCAGCGGGGGGGCGAGGCGCGGGTGCTCGACATCGGCGCGGGGAGTGGCCTGCTGTCGCTGATGGCGGCGCGGGGAGGGGCGCGCAGGGTCGTTGCCTGCGAGATGGAACCGATGATCGCCGAAATGGCCCAGCATATTGTCGCCGCCAATGGCTATGCGGATCGGGTGACGGTGCACGCCAAACCTTCCACCGAGCTGACGGTAGGTGCCGAGCTGGAGGGCCCGGCGGACATTCTGGTCTCCGAAATTCTGTCGAGCGATCTGTTGACGGAAAAGGTGCTCGATACCTTCGAGGACGCGCATCGCCGTCTGCTGTCGCCTGATGCGATCGTGATCCCGCGCGTAGCCAGCGCGATGGGCTGTCTGGTCGCGAGCGAGAATCTCGCCGACTATGCCTTTGTCGGCGACGTCTCCGGCTTCGATCTGTCGGCCTTTGGAGCTTTCGCGCCGCAGCGCCTGCCGATCCACGGTACCATGACCGGGTGGCAGCGCCTGTCGGACGATCTGGAACTGGTGCGGCTGGACCTGCGCCAGAAGAAGCATGACGCGACGCTTGCACGGCTGCGCATCCCGGTCACCGCGGCGGGGCGTGCGATCGGCATCGTCCAGTGGATGCATATCGATCTGTGGGACGGCGTAACGTTCGACAATCACCCGAACGGCTATCATGACGGCGGATGGCTGCAGGTGCTGCACAGCTTCCCCGAAGCGATCGACGTGACCGCAGGCGAGACGCTGGACATTGCTGTCGGGCATGACCGGATCACGCTGATCCTCTGGCCGCTTCCGCCCGAACCCGCCTGA
- a CDS encoding OmpP1/FadL family transporter, producing MHFLLAAGTTLAASAGFASAAHAQAFYLQEQSARGAGRAFSGEVADTGAASLWWNPAAIADADRIEANLNVAGILPRGEVVDTGTLIRRPGGQPATAIGGETTSRNPINNGALPSGAIAVPLGHRVAIGLAVTSPYSFTTDYSSSSWARYSADKTRLRTIDIQPSIAVSVTDWLRIGAAANVEYTDASLSNALPNVLASLPDGRQELKGDGWDVGWSAGFQMHSDRVTAGFSYKSAIRHKLKGNLTVSGLVGPLATGNMSLSNVEADFYTPAQQIAGIRWKATDRLTLNGQIVHYNWDKFDAIRLGAPLNTALPENYRESWSYAGGVDYMVSPALTLRAGVQRATTPTQNGERDARVPDSNRWNFGAGGSYAVTKNIVLDAAANYVDFANAPIDRATVAAGSTILTQGQLRNARAFVFSLGGRVQF from the coding sequence ATGCACTTCCTCCTCGCTGCCGGCACCACGCTGGCGGCCAGTGCCGGCTTTGCGAGCGCGGCACATGCCCAGGCTTTCTATCTTCAGGAGCAGTCCGCGCGTGGCGCAGGCCGCGCCTTTTCGGGCGAAGTCGCCGATACCGGCGCGGCATCGCTGTGGTGGAACCCCGCCGCGATCGCCGATGCGGACCGTATCGAGGCGAACCTGAACGTAGCCGGCATCCTGCCGCGCGGCGAAGTGGTGGATACCGGCACGCTGATCCGGCGCCCGGGCGGCCAGCCCGCCACCGCGATCGGCGGCGAGACGACCAGCCGGAATCCTATCAACAACGGTGCGCTCCCCTCCGGCGCGATCGCCGTGCCGCTGGGGCACCGCGTGGCAATCGGCCTGGCGGTGACCTCGCCGTACAGCTTCACCACCGATTACTCCTCGTCCAGCTGGGCGCGCTACAGCGCCGACAAGACCCGCCTACGGACCATCGACATCCAGCCCTCGATCGCGGTGTCTGTCACGGACTGGTTGCGTATCGGCGCGGCGGCGAACGTCGAATATACCGATGCCAGCCTCAGCAACGCGCTTCCCAACGTGCTCGCCAGCCTGCCCGACGGCCGGCAGGAACTGAAGGGCGATGGCTGGGATGTGGGCTGGAGCGCCGGTTTCCAGATGCACAGCGACCGGGTGACGGCCGGGTTCAGCTACAAGTCGGCGATCCGCCACAAGCTGAAGGGCAATCTGACGGTAAGCGGACTGGTCGGGCCGCTGGCGACGGGCAACATGTCGCTGTCGAACGTCGAGGCGGACTTCTACACGCCCGCGCAGCAGATCGCCGGCATCCGCTGGAAGGCGACCGATCGTCTGACGCTCAACGGGCAGATCGTCCACTACAACTGGGACAAGTTCGATGCGATCCGCCTCGGTGCGCCGCTCAACACCGCGCTGCCCGAAAACTATCGCGAGAGCTGGAGCTATGCCGGCGGCGTAGACTATATGGTCTCGCCCGCGCTGACGCTGCGCGCCGGCGTGCAGCGTGCCACCACGCCGACGCAGAACGGCGAGCGTGACGCCCGCGTGCCGGATTCGAACCGCTGGAACTTCGGTGCCGGCGGGTCCTATGCGGTTACCAAGAACATCGTGCTCGATGCCGCGGCCAATTACGTCGATTTCGCCAATGCGCCGATCGATCGCGCCACGGTTGCCGCCGGCTCGACGATCCTGACCCAGGGCCAGCTTCGTAACGCGCGCGCGTTCGTCTTCTCGCTGGGCGGTCGCGTCCAGTTCTGA
- a CDS encoding DUF2147 domain-containing protein, producing MWMSLLVAMLVSAPQGGEGVEGRWKTQTRNAIVEIQRCGPSICGRILTSDALRTNPDLRDTKNSNAQLRNRPLKGMQILGGFSADGSNWSGGKIYNAEDGKTYSADITLAGADQLKLRGCVFKPFCRTQTWTRVR from the coding sequence ATGTGGATGAGTTTGCTTGTCGCGATGCTGGTATCGGCACCGCAAGGCGGAGAGGGTGTCGAAGGCCGCTGGAAAACGCAGACGCGCAACGCGATCGTCGAGATCCAGCGCTGCGGTCCGTCAATCTGTGGGCGGATTCTGACTTCGGACGCGCTGCGCACCAACCCCGATCTGCGCGATACCAAGAATTCGAATGCGCAATTGCGCAATCGCCCGCTCAAGGGGATGCAGATCCTGGGCGGCTTCTCGGCCGATGGCTCCAACTGGAGCGGCGGCAAGATCTACAACGCCGAGGATGGCAAGACCTATAGCGCGGACATTACCCTGGCCGGCGCCGACCAGCTGAAGCTGCGCGGCTGCGTCTTCAAACCCTTCTGCCGTACCCAGACCTGGACCCGGGTTCGCTGA
- a CDS encoding S8 family peptidase, which yields MLLGMALFAAVAASSPAATPRVAIIDSGVAETPELRGKLIAEYDLGGEGRAAFHPRYDHGTMVATILSRAAAGRVAIVSLRIDDPAGCRPGANPPCQPRGAPIVAAIRKAIALQVDAINISLALADDPAITAAVQDAARAGIVVVLAAGNNGLSHPGNLAMARQGYPNAVLVGALDAAGNVWTGTNRPDPDAQGYVYVWQRGVDVPTALADGRAVTGTGTSFAAPIETARRIAHRRRTA from the coding sequence ATGCTGCTGGGAATGGCGCTGTTTGCGGCGGTTGCGGCCAGTTCGCCGGCGGCCACCCCGCGGGTTGCGATCATCGACAGCGGGGTGGCGGAAACGCCCGAATTGCGCGGCAAGCTGATCGCCGAATATGACCTCGGCGGCGAGGGGCGAGCAGCCTTCCATCCCCGCTATGACCACGGCACCATGGTCGCGACCATCCTCAGCCGCGCTGCTGCGGGGCGAGTGGCGATCGTCTCGCTGCGGATCGACGATCCTGCCGGCTGCCGCCCCGGCGCCAATCCGCCTTGCCAGCCGCGTGGCGCGCCGATCGTCGCCGCGATCCGCAAGGCCATCGCGCTTCAGGTGGACGCGATCAACATCTCGCTGGCGCTTGCAGACGACCCCGCGATCACCGCAGCGGTGCAGGATGCCGCCCGCGCCGGGATCGTGGTGGTGCTGGCGGCCGGCAACAACGGCCTGTCGCATCCCGGCAACCTTGCAATGGCGCGGCAGGGCTATCCCAATGCGGTCCTGGTGGGGGCGTTGGATGCGGCCGGAAATGTCTGGACCGGCACCAACCGGCCCGACCCCGACGCGCAAGGCTATGTGTATGTCTGGCAACGCGGCGTCGATGTCCCGACGGCCCTTGCCGATGGCCGCGCGGTGACCGGCACCGGGACGTCCTTTGCCGCCCCGATCGAGACGGCGCGACGCATCGCCCACCGTCGCAGAACTGCCTGA
- the ybaK gene encoding Cys-tRNA(Pro) deacylase codes for MSKATRATRTLETARIVFTVHSYAYDPDADAIGLQAAAALGEPPARVLKTLMARIDGKPVIAILPSDRQVAMKKLAAAFGGKSAEMMKPADAERLSGYKVGGISPFGQMRVLPAAIEERAMAEPFIFLNGGQRGLQLRLAPADAARLLQAKITDILA; via the coding sequence ATGTCCAAGGCGACCCGCGCAACGCGGACGCTCGAAACCGCCAGGATCGTGTTCACCGTTCATAGCTATGCCTATGATCCGGATGCCGACGCGATCGGCCTGCAAGCAGCAGCGGCACTGGGCGAGCCACCGGCGCGTGTTCTGAAGACCCTGATGGCCAGGATCGACGGCAAGCCTGTCATCGCCATCCTGCCTTCCGATCGCCAGGTCGCGATGAAGAAGCTGGCGGCGGCATTCGGCGGCAAGTCCGCCGAAATGATGAAGCCGGCCGACGCAGAACGATTGTCGGGCTACAAGGTCGGCGGCATCAGCCCCTTCGGCCAGATGCGGGTACTGCCGGCGGCGATCGAGGAACGCGCGATGGCCGAACCTTTCATATTCCTCAACGGCGGCCAGCGTGGACTCCAGTTGCGGCTGGCACCGGCAGATGCGGCGCGACTTCTGCAGGCGAAGATAACCGATATTCTCGCCTGA
- a CDS encoding general secretion pathway protein GspK: MSSSFAPRDEERGMILVNVLMFVAIASGLVLLMIDREELALDRGLRMREAARAQAIVRGGDLSALVALRRDGETAGDVDHAREAWAKIAVDSAPIEGGTFDLAIGDAEGRFNINSVRSGEAGAVVLLQEIANQIEMPPEQVVAAIQYVRLQGPVTDLRPLRLAGLEPKVADRLEKVVTALPGITSINLNAAEPELMAILFKDPLVASRLVQVRARQGFLTLKDLDDQHVSLPWGCSFRSGTFWVRTRARIGGTIQQEATLIQRRRTKEGRLETLPVERWRNAAVPPGAPPFSTR, encoded by the coding sequence ATGAGCAGCTCCTTTGCACCGCGCGACGAGGAGCGCGGCATGATCCTGGTCAACGTGCTGATGTTCGTTGCGATCGCCAGCGGCCTGGTGCTGCTGATGATCGACCGGGAGGAACTGGCGCTCGATCGCGGCCTGCGCATGCGCGAGGCGGCCCGGGCGCAGGCGATTGTGCGCGGCGGCGATCTCTCCGCACTGGTCGCGCTTCGCCGCGACGGCGAGACCGCCGGCGATGTCGATCATGCGCGTGAGGCCTGGGCGAAGATCGCGGTGGACTCCGCGCCGATAGAGGGCGGCACCTTCGATCTTGCGATCGGCGATGCGGAAGGGCGGTTCAACATCAACTCCGTGCGCAGCGGCGAGGCCGGCGCGGTGGTGCTGCTCCAGGAAATCGCCAACCAGATCGAGATGCCCCCGGAGCAGGTGGTGGCGGCAATTCAGTATGTCCGGCTCCAGGGGCCGGTGACCGACCTGCGGCCGCTTCGCCTGGCGGGGCTGGAGCCGAAGGTCGCCGATCGGCTCGAAAAGGTGGTGACGGCGCTGCCCGGCATCACCTCGATCAACCTCAACGCCGCCGAACCCGAGCTGATGGCGATCCTCTTCAAGGATCCGCTTGTCGCCAGCCGGCTCGTGCAGGTTCGCGCGCGGCAGGGCTTTCTGACGCTGAAGGATCTCGACGACCAGCATGTCAGCCTGCCCTGGGGCTGTTCGTTCCGCTCCGGTACCTTCTGGGTCCGCACCCGCGCGCGGATCGGAGGGACAATCCAGCAGGAGGCGACGCTGATCCAGCGCCGTCGGACCAAGGAGGGCCGGCTCGAGACGCTTCCGGTCGAGCGCTGGCGCAACGCGGCGGTGCCGCCCGGCGCGCCGCCCTTCAGCACCCGCTGA
- a CDS encoding type II secretion system protein GspJ: MNHRPEAGEAGFTLIELMISLGLFALIAVAGLALVDGILRVNGRTEARLDRLAALQRTMFVLTSDLDQVASGVIAGRGDRLSFTRSAPGTGGVATPVRYAVAGGVLVRAAPAPQVLLPGVVTARWRFWDGGWIDHWPVNDSNEAKARWPRAIALDVQAAGPGGSPVSLHRVVTLPAKAQEPPPQ; this comes from the coding sequence GTGAACCACCGCCCCGAAGCCGGCGAGGCCGGCTTCACGCTGATCGAACTGATGATCTCGCTGGGGCTGTTCGCGCTGATCGCGGTGGCGGGGTTGGCGCTGGTGGACGGCATCCTGCGGGTGAACGGCCGCACCGAGGCGCGGCTCGACCGGCTTGCTGCGCTCCAGCGGACGATGTTCGTGCTCACCAGCGATCTGGACCAGGTGGCGAGCGGCGTGATCGCCGGGCGGGGCGATCGGCTGTCGTTTACGCGCAGCGCGCCCGGTACCGGGGGTGTCGCGACGCCCGTACGCTATGCAGTTGCGGGCGGGGTACTGGTGCGCGCCGCACCGGCACCGCAGGTGCTGCTGCCGGGCGTCGTCACCGCGCGGTGGCGCTTCTGGGACGGGGGCTGGATCGATCACTGGCCGGTGAACGACAGTAACGAGGCCAAGGCGCGCTGGCCGCGCGCGATCGCGCTGGACGTCCAGGCGGCCGGCCCCGGCGGCAGCCCGGTGAGCCTGCACCGTGTGGTGACGCTGCCGGCGAAGGCGCAGGAGCCGCCCCCGCAATGA
- a CDS encoding ABC transporter substrate-binding protein: MDRRSLLRLLPSGLVLSAASLSSNAWAGEKKDKRPIALLVPLTGARAELGRSMRQAALLAENANFVLAFDTGGSAEGAARAAADALRQHPALILGPLTAAEIPAVGSTVASRVPVIAFSNDSVLRQPGVWIFGITAAQVTSAILRYARTRGVRSVVMIDDGSPWCAAASLAAGRMESEIGLQLRVLQVKPDQPLPQAGDAPDAVLLPGSGEGVLAAARALKGSGVQLLGTLQGLDNRPESLVALEGAWLACPDPGAFASFAQAFAAKNGGDPGTITALAYDAAGVANKLREANALNMDGLVDAKGFHGVTGPVRFRTDGSVARDFAIVVASRDGYASVAVSSGS, translated from the coding sequence ATGGACCGTCGGTCCCTGCTGCGGCTGTTGCCCTCGGGCCTCGTCCTGTCCGCGGCATCGCTTTCCTCCAATGCATGGGCGGGCGAGAAGAAGGACAAGCGCCCCATCGCCCTGTTGGTCCCGCTCACGGGCGCGCGAGCGGAGTTGGGCCGTAGCATGCGGCAGGCCGCGTTGCTCGCGGAAAACGCCAATTTCGTGCTGGCGTTCGATACCGGCGGGTCGGCGGAGGGCGCTGCCCGCGCCGCTGCCGATGCCCTGCGCCAGCATCCCGCGCTGATCCTGGGGCCGCTTACCGCCGCCGAGATCCCTGCCGTCGGCAGCACGGTGGCGAGCCGGGTGCCGGTGATCGCGTTCAGCAATGATTCGGTGCTGCGCCAGCCCGGCGTGTGGATCTTCGGCATCACCGCCGCGCAGGTGACCAGCGCAATCCTGCGCTATGCGCGCACCCGCGGCGTGCGATCGGTGGTGATGATCGACGACGGCTCGCCCTGGTGCGCTGCGGCCAGCCTTGCTGCCGGCCGCATGGAAAGCGAGATCGGCCTGCAGCTACGCGTGCTGCAGGTGAAGCCGGACCAGCCGCTTCCCCAGGCAGGCGATGCACCCGACGCCGTTTTGTTGCCGGGCAGCGGAGAGGGCGTGCTCGCCGCCGCACGGGCGCTGAAGGGCAGCGGCGTGCAACTGCTTGGCACGCTCCAGGGGCTGGATAACCGTCCCGAATCGCTGGTGGCGCTGGAGGGCGCGTGGCTGGCCTGCCCGGACCCCGGCGCCTTCGCCTCCTTCGCCCAGGCCTTCGCGGCGAAGAATGGCGGCGATCCCGGAACGATCACGGCGCTGGCCTATGATGCCGCCGGCGTTGCCAACAAGCTGCGCGAAGCCAATGCGCTGAATATGGACGGGCTGGTCGATGCGAAGGGCTTCCATGGCGTCACGGGGCCGGTGCGCTTCCGCACCGATGGATCGGTGGCGCGGGACTTCGCGATCGTCGTCGCCTCGCGCGACGGCTATGCGAGCGTGGCGGTGAGTTCCGGGTCGTGA
- a CDS encoding type II secretion system F family protein — MPAFAYRAADRTGAAKRGVIEASSAAAARALLREQALLPLSVEPAADRGRSIGSITLPRFGRSGVSARALATVTRQISTLVGSDIAIEEALRLVATQSEQPSVSSLLLDVRGAILDGRSFAAALAQHPKAFPEFYRASVSAGEASGRLPDVLNHLAEFVENRQANGQKLQLALLYPALLALVSVGMMVLLMVYVVPDIVKVFVSRGADLPLLTRALIAISAFLQAFGLYLLVAIGIGIVAFGRWLRVPSNRLRVHRFFAERRPFRRFSRQMNAARFAGSLATLVGSAVPLVEALHAAAAVTPNHFVRERALGVAMRVREGISLRAAMQEADIFPSMLVAIVASGESSGKLAPALGRASGELERELDALVSTLVALVEPLVLLVMGGLVLLMVLAILLPIINLNNLVGV, encoded by the coding sequence ATGCCCGCCTTCGCCTATCGCGCCGCGGATCGCACCGGTGCCGCCAAGCGCGGCGTGATCGAGGCCTCCAGCGCCGCCGCCGCCCGCGCGCTGCTGCGGGAGCAGGCGCTGCTGCCGCTTTCGGTCGAACCCGCCGCCGATCGCGGCCGCTCGATCGGATCGATCACGCTGCCGCGCTTCGGACGCAGCGGCGTGAGTGCCCGCGCGCTCGCCACCGTCACCCGACAGATCTCGACGCTTGTCGGCTCGGACATCGCGATCGAGGAGGCCCTGCGCCTCGTCGCCACCCAGTCCGAGCAGCCTTCGGTAAGCTCGCTGCTGCTCGACGTGCGCGGCGCGATCCTCGACGGTCGCAGCTTCGCCGCCGCGCTCGCGCAGCATCCCAAGGCATTTCCCGAATTCTACCGCGCCTCGGTCTCGGCCGGTGAGGCCTCGGGGCGCTTGCCGGACGTGCTCAACCACCTCGCCGAGTTCGTCGAGAATCGGCAGGCAAACGGCCAGAAGCTGCAACTGGCGCTGCTCTATCCGGCGCTGCTGGCGCTCGTATCGGTCGGCATGATGGTGCTGCTGATGGTCTATGTCGTGCCGGACATCGTGAAGGTATTCGTCTCGCGCGGGGCGGACCTGCCGCTGCTGACGCGCGCGCTGATCGCCATCAGTGCGTTCCTGCAGGCTTTCGGCCTGTACCTGCTGGTGGCGATCGGCATCGGCATCGTGGCGTTCGGCCGGTGGCTGCGAGTGCCGTCCAACCGGCTGCGCGTCCACCGCTTTTTCGCCGAGCGCCGCCCATTTCGTCGCTTCAGCCGGCAGATGAACGCCGCGCGCTTCGCGGGCAGCCTGGCGACCCTGGTGGGCAGCGCGGTGCCCCTGGTCGAGGCGCTGCACGCCGCGGCCGCGGTTACGCCCAATCATTTTGTGCGCGAAAGGGCCCTGGGGGTGGCGATGCGCGTACGCGAGGGCATCAGCCTGCGCGCGGCGATGCAGGAAGCGGACATCTTCCCCTCGATGCTGGTGGCGATCGTCGCCTCGGGCGAGAGCTCCGGCAAGCTCGCGCCCGCGCTCGGCCGCGCCTCGGGCGAGTTGGAGCGCGAACTGGATGCGCTGGTTTCCACGCTGGTCGCACTGGTCGAGCCGCTGGTGCTGCTGGTGATGGGCGGGCTCGTGCTGCTGATGGTGCTGGCGATCCTGCTGCCGATCATCAACCTCAACAACCTGGTGGGGGTTTGA
- the gspE gene encoding type II secretion system ATPase GspE — MIIDLPTLPYSFARRHGVLLRTNGEGIECVHRADAPLEGLLEVQRLAPGARFVRLEGPAFDTALGQAYGGAGGAAADIDLGDMDLAALADSAASVDDLLDTRDDAPVIRLINALLMEAVKEGASDVHVETQEKRLVVRFRIDGVLRDMIEPPRALAPLLVSRIKVMAKLDIAERRVPQDGRVTLRIGGHDVDARVSTIPTQHGERVVLRLLEKGSLKLDLSGLGMSERDQAVFGRLLERPHGILLVTGPTGSGKTTTLYTALTRLNDRKRNVMTVEDPIEYELPGVAQTQVNPRTDMTFARGLRAILRQDPDVIMVGEIRDQETAQVAVRSAMTGHFVLSTLHTNSAVGSVTRLIDMGVERYLLAPMVVGLCAQRLVRRLCPNCRREDVASEADSLLLGGALAAGAPVWRAVGCDQCHDEGYRGRAGLYEVVAVDDAFQKLIHDGASEADIERHARADNPSLLDDGVAKLQAGVTTVEEVARVVRDEA, encoded by the coding sequence GTGATTATCGATCTGCCGACCCTGCCGTACAGTTTCGCCCGCCGCCACGGCGTGCTGCTGCGCACGAACGGCGAGGGCATTGAGTGTGTCCACCGTGCCGATGCGCCGCTGGAAGGGCTGCTGGAAGTGCAGCGGCTGGCGCCCGGCGCGCGCTTTGTAAGGCTGGAAGGGCCTGCCTTCGATACCGCGCTGGGCCAGGCCTATGGCGGGGCCGGGGGCGCGGCGGCCGATATCGATCTCGGCGACATGGACCTCGCCGCGTTGGCCGACAGCGCCGCGAGCGTCGACGATCTGCTCGACACCCGTGACGATGCGCCGGTCATCCGCCTGATCAACGCGCTGCTGATGGAGGCGGTGAAGGAAGGCGCGTCGGATGTGCATGTCGAGACGCAGGAGAAGCGGCTCGTCGTCCGTTTTCGTATCGACGGCGTGCTGCGCGACATGATCGAGCCGCCGCGCGCACTGGCGCCGCTGCTGGTCAGCCGCATCAAGGTGATGGCCAAGCTCGACATTGCGGAGCGGCGCGTGCCGCAGGATGGCCGCGTGACGCTGCGCATCGGCGGGCACGACGTCGATGCCCGCGTCTCCACCATTCCGACCCAGCATGGCGAGCGGGTGGTGCTGCGTTTGCTGGAGAAGGGCTCGCTCAAGCTTGATCTGTCCGGCTTGGGCATGAGCGAGCGCGATCAGGCAGTGTTCGGCCGGCTGCTCGAGCGGCCGCACGGCATCCTGCTCGTCACCGGGCCGACGGGCTCGGGCAAGACGACGACGCTGTACACCGCGCTCACCCGGCTCAACGATCGCAAGCGCAACGTGATGACGGTCGAGGATCCGATCGAATATGAGCTGCCGGGCGTCGCGCAGACTCAGGTCAATCCGCGCACCGACATGACCTTTGCGCGCGGCCTGCGCGCGATCCTGCGCCAGGATCCGGACGTGATCATGGTCGGCGAGATCCGCGACCAGGAAACCGCGCAGGTGGCGGTGCGCTCGGCGATGACCGGGCATTTCGTCCTCTCGACACTGCACACCAACAGTGCGGTGGGCTCGGTGACCCGGCTGATCGACATGGGGGTGGAACGCTATCTGCTCGCGCCCATGGTCGTCGGGCTGTGCGCGCAGCGGCTGGTGCGGCGGCTGTGCCCCAACTGTCGCCGCGAGGACGTGGCGAGCGAAGCGGATTCGCTGTTGCTCGGCGGGGCGCTGGCAGCAGGCGCGCCGGTATGGCGCGCGGTCGGCTGCGACCAGTGCCATGACGAGGGCTATCGCGGACGGGCAGGGCTCTACGAGGTCGTCGCGGTGGACGATGCGTTCCAGAAGTTGATCCATGACGGCGCCAGCGAGGCGGACATCGAACGCCATGCGCGGGCCGACAATCCGAGCTTGCTCGACGACGGCGTCGCCAAGCTCCAGGCCGGGGTGACGACGGTGGAAGAAGTCGCTCGCGTCGTGAGGGACGAGGCGTGA
- a CDS encoding type II secretion system protein M — protein MRDFIRTQLPTLDAGLSRSDGWWQARTARERTLLAGLAVLLVAVVLIYGIVKPIQGARAAALADIRTYETLNARIRAAGTLSSVKPQHRTGAPDAIATQSAAAFGVVPSTSPMPAGTRVTVADASYDSLVHWLADVTTTSDLRVRRITLQRLAVPGHVSAQVELGQ, from the coding sequence ATGAGAGACTTTATTCGCACCCAGTTGCCGACGCTCGACGCCGGCCTGTCCCGCTCCGACGGCTGGTGGCAGGCACGCACCGCGCGCGAGCGGACGCTGCTGGCCGGGCTGGCGGTGCTGCTCGTCGCGGTGGTGCTGATCTATGGCATCGTGAAGCCGATCCAGGGCGCCCGTGCCGCGGCGCTCGCTGACATCCGCACCTACGAGACGCTGAACGCCCGCATTCGTGCGGCGGGCACGCTCAGCTCGGTAAAGCCGCAACATCGCACCGGTGCACCCGATGCCATCGCCACCCAATCGGCGGCCGCCTTCGGGGTGGTGCCGAGCACTTCCCCGATGCCGGCCGGTACCCGGGTGACCGTCGCCGATGCGAGCTACGACTCGCTGGTGCACTGGCTGGCGGACGTCACCACGACCAGCGACTTGCGTGTCCGGCGCATCACCCTGCAGCGACTGGCGGTGCCGGGCCATGTCTCCGCTCAGGTGGAACTGGGCCAGTGA